The following is a genomic window from Marinococcus sp. PL1-022.
CTTCAATGGGAAGAATCATGCATCCCCAGCAGGAAAAAGAAGGCTATTCTTCTTCCTATTCTGCGGCCGTTAATATTGCTTCAGCACCGACCGGGCTGATCATCCCGCCAAGCGGTATGCCTATTATCTATTCACTGTTAACTGGCGGAACTTCGATTGGCGCTTTGTTTATAGCCGGATATCTGCCGGGACTTCTAATGGTCGGACTTTTAATAATCGTTGCGTATATTCTTGCCAAGCGGGCGAAGTATCCTGTGGCTGATAAGACAGGAGGCGGGGAAGCGGTAAAAATTATCTGGCAGGCCGTACCAAGCTTATTTTTGATTGTAATTGTCATCGGCGGTATAGCCGGCGGAATATTTACAGCAACCGAAGGGGCTGCAGTGGCAGTATTTTATGCACTTCTGCTTTGCTTAATTTACCGCAGTCTTTCACTTTCTGATTTCCCAAAGATTTTGAAGGAGACTGTTTCCTATTCGGGCATTATCCTGCTTTTAATCGGCGCATCGACAGCGATGAGCTGGGTGCTTGCGTATGCGGAAATCCCGCAGTCAATTACTAATGCGATGCTCTCAGCTACCGATAATACTATAATTTTATTACTTATAATGCTTTTGATTTTGTTAGTCGTCGGCACGTTTATGGACGTAGCACCGGCCCTGCTGATTTTCACACCAATTATGTTCCCGGTGGCCACAGAGATGGGCCTGCATCCGGTACACTTTGGAATGATCATGGCAATGGCACTTGCAATCGGGGTTACGACGCCTCCAATCGGAACTGTGCTGTTTATCGGCAGCAGTGTCAGTAAAGTACCAATCGAAAAAATTATACCAAAGCTGATGATGTTTTATGTGCCGCTTGTCGCAGCGCTTGTCTTAGTGGCATTCATTCCAGAAATCAGCTTGTTCCTGCCTAGGCTGTTCGGCCTGGTGGAATAACAGCGTGCAAAGCAGTTCTGCGTAAAGCAGGGCTGCTTTGGTAATAAAATAAGCATTAAAAATGATAACAACAAAAATGTATAGTTAATTTTATTTGTTTTATTTGGTTTTATGTTTGTTTTTGATGTGGTTTATGATAGGATAAATGTATGAAAACGCTTAAAGAAGATTGATGGAGGGTGAAGAATGATTACAAACGTTAAAAAGGTAAAAAACCTCTGGAATGAGAACGAAGCATCCAGATTTAAGACCGGCGTAGAGCAGCTTCGCTATCGTTCCAACCTGCTGGGGCAGGACCGTTCGGTATGCAACTGGGGCGGTGGGAACACGTCACTGAAAACCACGGAAAAAGACTTTCGCGGCAGAGATATCGAAGTAATGTGGGTGAAGGGGAGTGGCTCGGACCTTGCGACCATGGAAGAAAAACACTTTACTGCTTTGAGCATGGAGGATATCCGCCCGTTAATGGAGCGCGAAGAAATGCCGGACGAGGAAATGGTAGCGTACCTGCGTCACTGCATGATCGACCCGGGTCATCCTCGTTCATCCATCGAAACGCTTCTCCACGCTTTTCTGCCTTTTAAACACGTGGATCATACGCATCCGGATGCCATTATTAGTATTTGCTGCGCAGACAACGGCAAGGATATTGCCCGGGAAATATTCGGGGACCGTTTTGTCTGGGTGCCATACGTACGTCCGGGATTCACGCTGTCCAAAATGATCGCCGAAGGCGTGCAGAACAATCCGAATGCAGAAATGGTGCTGATGGAAAAGCACGGCCTGGTGACATGGGGAGAAACCTCGAAGGAAAGCTATGACCAGACGATCGAAGTGATTCAGGAAGCAGAAGACTACATTGTAAAAACGCAGGAAAGTCAACAGACTGTGTTTGGAGGCGAACATACGAAGGCGCTGCCGGAGGAAGAACGAAAAGCACTGCTTGCCGGAGTCATGCCGGTTATTCGAGGAGCAGTAAGTGACCATAAAAAAATGATTCTTTCGTACTCGGATGACGAAGCGGTGCTTGAATTTGTGAACAGTAAAGATGCACCTGAGCTTTCTCAGGTGGGGGCAGCCTGCCCGGACCACCTTGTGCACACGAAACGAACACCCCTGTTTGTTGACTGGAAGCCATCAGAGGGCCAGGACGCTCTGGCTGAAAAAGTAAAAGCAGGAATCGAGACATACAAGCAGGAATACACCAAGTACTTTGAAAGAAATAAAAATGAAGGCGACACAATGTTTGAGCCGGCACCGCGCGTCATTTTAATTCCAGGCGTGGGCATGGTCAATACCGGCAAGGACAAACGGATGGCCAACGTTAGCGGAGCACTCTATCACCGGGCGATTGCTGTCATGAAAGGAAGCACGGCTCTCGGATCGTTCGTTTCCCTGTCGGAAAATGAATCCTATAACGTGGAGTACTGGCCGCTCGAGCTGTATAAGCTTTCACTTGCTCCGCCGGAAGCAGAGTTCTCGAGACAGGTGGCATTTATTACTGGAGGAGCCGGGGGAATCGGATCGGCAGCCTGCCGGGAATTGCTTGGAGACGGTGCTCATGTGGTGATTGCCGACTTGAACGCTGACGGAGCTAAGGAAAAAGCCGACGAATATACGCGGGCCTACGGAGAAGAACGAGCATATGATGTGGCAATGGATGTCACCTCTGAAGAAGCTGTCGCGACTGCTTTCAAGGAAGCGGCTCTGCAGTACGGAGGAGTTGATATCATCGTCAACAATGCGGGCCTTGCTTCTTCCAGCCCGCTTGATGAAACAACACTGAAGCAGTGGCAGCTGAATATGGACGTGCTCGGCACCGGCTACTTTTTGGTGGCCCGTGAAGCGTTCACTCAGATGAAGGCCCAGGGGACTGGAGGAAACATGGTATTTGTCGGATCTAAAAACTCAGTATACGCCGGGAAAAACGTGGCAGCCTACAGCTCGGCCAAAGCGCTCGAAGCCCATCTTGCCCGCTGCATCGCAGCCGAAGGCGGGGAGTACGGTATCCGTGTGAACTCTGTTCTGCCGGACGCCGTGCTGCAGGGATCGAAAATCTGGTCCTCTTCATGGAAGGAAGAACGGGCGGCGGCCTACGGTATTGATCCAGACGAGCTGGATGAACACTACCGTAAACGCACAACGCTTCTCGTTAATATTTATCCGGAGGATATTGCAGAAGCGATTGCTTTCTTTGCTTCAACGAAATCAGAAAAAACGACCGGGTGCATGCTGACCGTAGACGGCGGTGTGCCGGCGGCCTTTACACGCTAAACAAAGCAGGGAGCTGCCTTCCGGAGAACCCGGTGGCTTGCCCCTTTTGAAAAAAGAAGAGAGACAGCGGAACGGCACTGGTGCGGTCCGCTTTTGAAATAGAGATAGGAGGATAACACATGAGTGATCGTCATTATACATTATTTGAAGAACAGCAGCAGGCAAGGGGCATTGATCTCGAAGCGGTGAAAAAGAAGCTGCAGAAGCTGCAGGTTGAAACCCCTTCCTGGGGTTTTGGAGATTCCGGGACCCGTTTTAAAGTATTCCAGCAGGAAGGCATACCCCGCGATCCTTTTGAAAAATTAGAGGACGCCGCCCAGGTGCACAAGCACACCGGTTCAAGCCCTTCAGTGGCGATTCATATTCCGTGGGATAAAGTAGATAATTACAAAGACTTGAAAACGCATGCAGAAAGTCTTGGTGTAAGTATTGGAGCAGTGAACCCGAACCTGTTTCAGGATGACGATTATAAATTCGGGAGCCTGACCAATACGGATCCGTCGATCCGCCGGAAGGCGCTCGATCATCTGCTTGAATGCATTGACATCGCCCGGAAAGTAGACTCTAATGTGTTAAGCCTCTGGTTTGCCGACGGCACCAATTATCCGGGACAGGCGGACTTTCGTAAGCGGAAAAACTGGATGCTTGAAGGGCTGAAAAGCATGTATAGCGAACTGGATGATTCGATGCGCATGCTGATTGAATACAAGTTTTTCGAACCAGGATTTTATCATACTGATTTTGCAGATTGGGGTATGGCATTTAACGCAGCCAACAAACTTGGCAGCAAAGCGGAAGTGCTGGTGGATACCGGACACCATCCGCAGGCGACTAATATTGAGCACATTGTGGCATACCTTCTCGATGAGCAGAAGCTGGGCGGTTTTCACTTTAACAGCCGCAAATATGCAGATGACGACCTTATTGTCGGTGCCCATGATCCGTATGAAGTATTTTTGATTCTTCAGCAGATTGTGCAGGCTGAGGAGGATCCGGATCCGGCAGTTCGTCAAAACGCCGAAAGCATCGCGTATATGCTTGACCAGTGCCACAACCTGGAGCCGAAAATCCCGGCCATGATCCGTTCAATTGAAAACGTTCAGACAATGTATGCCAAGGCGTGCCTGGTGAATTTGGAGGAGCTGAGAAACGCTCAGGAAAAACAGGACGTTCTCGGTGCCGAACGCGCGATCCGGTCTGCCTTTGAAGCCGACGTTACACCGCTGCTCGAAGCTTTTCGCGAAGAAGCAGGAGCTTCGGTGAAGCCGATGGACGCTTATCACGCCAGCGGCTATGGGGAAAAAATTCTCTCCCGCGGCAAGGGTGGTGCCAGCTGGTGAGTGTACTCGCGTTCGATTTAGGGGCAGGCAGCGGAAGAGCCGTGCTTGGCTGGATCGAAGCCGGGCGGCTTGAAACCATGGATGTGCACCGCTTTAAAAATGAACCGGTACGGGTAAACGGTCGGTTTCACTGGGATATCTACCGCATTTTTCATGAATTAAAAGAAGGCATTCGTGCAGCTTACGAAGAGCGGCAGGACATTGAAAGCATCGCCATCGACAGCTGGGCGGTCGACTTCGGCTGTGTAGGGCAGGACGGAGAGCTTTTGCGCCACCCTTATCATTACCGGGATGCTCATACAGATGGAGTGATGGAGCAGGTAACGGAGCGTATCGGTAAAAAATTTATTTTTGAACGCACCGGCATTCAGTTTCTGCCGTTCAATACCATTTACCAGCTCGAAGCGATGGTAAAGGCTGATTCCCCGGCTTTGAAGGAAACACGGACGCTCTTAATGATTCCTGATCTCCTGCGCTATTTTTTAACGGGAGAAATGAAAAGCGAATTTACTAATGCGACCACTACTCAGCTGTTTAACCCCCGGACGATGGACTGGGACGAAGATCTGTTAAAGGCCATCGGCGTGCCCAGGGAATGGATGGCTGAGGTGGTGATGCCGGGCACACGGGTGGGAGAGCTGCGTGAAGATCTGCAGCAGGAGCTGCAGGTACCGGCAATTCCTGTGTATACAAGTGCCGAACATGATACTGGAGCGGCAGTAGCCGGAGTTCCGGCGGCATCTTCTTCGTTTGCCTATTTGAGCTGCGGCACCTGGTCGCTGATGGGCACAGAGATTGAAGAACCAAATACAACTCCGGAAGCGTTTGAATGGAATTTCACGAACGAAGGCGGTGTGGAACGGACCTTCCGTCTGCTGAAAAATATTATGGGGCTGTGGATTTTTGAGGAGTGCCGCCGTGCCTGGCGCGGCGATGATGCTTCCCATGAAGCGCTGCTTGCACAGATGGAGGAAGCGCCGGCCTTTCAGTCTTATATTGATCCGGATGACCTTCAGTTTCTGCACCCGGCAGACATGCCTGCCCAAATTCAGGAGTACTGCCGGGAGAGCGGCCAAAAAGTACCTGAAACCAAAGGGGAAATTGTGCGGTGCATTATGGAGAGCCTGGCCATGAAATACCGGCACGTGCTCGAGCGCACGGAGCAGCTTTCCGGCCAGTCTTTTTCAGGACTGTACATGGTGGGTGGCGGCATTAAAAATACCTATCTATCCCAGTTTACGGCAAATGCACTAGGGCGTAACGTGTGGGCCGGGCCGAAGGAAGCAAGTGCCCTCGGTAATATTACGGTGCAGCTGACCGCTGCCGGGAAAATCAAAGACCGGCACGAAGCGCGCAGCTATATTCGCAAAGCAGTAGAAGTAAACGCCTTTTCCCCGAAAGAGCACACTGCGTGGAATACGGAATACGAGTTGTTCTG
Proteins encoded in this region:
- a CDS encoding TRAP transporter large permease translates to MDVAVWTGIILFGLFFLFLFIGVPIAVSIAAATFAAALLILSVDASLLAVSQQLITGVDSTVLLALVFFMLAGSIMNNGGIALRLINLAKLIGGRMAGSLAHTNIIGNTLFGAISGSAIAAAASMGRIMHPQQEKEGYSSSYSAAVNIASAPTGLIIPPSGMPIIYSLLTGGTSIGALFIAGYLPGLLMVGLLIIVAYILAKRAKYPVADKTGGGEAVKIIWQAVPSLFLIVIVIGGIAGGIFTATEGAAVAVFYALLLCLIYRSLSLSDFPKILKETVSYSGIILLLIGASTAMSWVLAYAEIPQSITNAMLSATDNTIILLLIMLLILLVVGTFMDVAPALLIFTPIMFPVATEMGLHPVHFGMIMAMALAIGVTTPPIGTVLFIGSSVSKVPIEKIIPKLMMFYVPLVAALVLVAFIPEISLFLPRLFGLVE
- a CDS encoding bifunctional aldolase/short-chain dehydrogenase; the encoded protein is MITNVKKVKNLWNENEASRFKTGVEQLRYRSNLLGQDRSVCNWGGGNTSLKTTEKDFRGRDIEVMWVKGSGSDLATMEEKHFTALSMEDIRPLMEREEMPDEEMVAYLRHCMIDPGHPRSSIETLLHAFLPFKHVDHTHPDAIISICCADNGKDIAREIFGDRFVWVPYVRPGFTLSKMIAEGVQNNPNAEMVLMEKHGLVTWGETSKESYDQTIEVIQEAEDYIVKTQESQQTVFGGEHTKALPEEERKALLAGVMPVIRGAVSDHKKMILSYSDDEAVLEFVNSKDAPELSQVGAACPDHLVHTKRTPLFVDWKPSEGQDALAEKVKAGIETYKQEYTKYFERNKNEGDTMFEPAPRVILIPGVGMVNTGKDKRMANVSGALYHRAIAVMKGSTALGSFVSLSENESYNVEYWPLELYKLSLAPPEAEFSRQVAFITGGAGGIGSAACRELLGDGAHVVIADLNADGAKEKADEYTRAYGEERAYDVAMDVTSEEAVATAFKEAALQYGGVDIIVNNAGLASSSPLDETTLKQWQLNMDVLGTGYFLVAREAFTQMKAQGTGGNMVFVGSKNSVYAGKNVAAYSSAKALEAHLARCIAAEGGEYGIRVNSVLPDAVLQGSKIWSSSWKEERAAAYGIDPDELDEHYRKRTTLLVNIYPEDIAEAIAFFASTKSEKTTGCMLTVDGGVPAAFTR
- the rhaI gene encoding L-rhamnose isomerase, which codes for MSDRHYTLFEEQQQARGIDLEAVKKKLQKLQVETPSWGFGDSGTRFKVFQQEGIPRDPFEKLEDAAQVHKHTGSSPSVAIHIPWDKVDNYKDLKTHAESLGVSIGAVNPNLFQDDDYKFGSLTNTDPSIRRKALDHLLECIDIARKVDSNVLSLWFADGTNYPGQADFRKRKNWMLEGLKSMYSELDDSMRMLIEYKFFEPGFYHTDFADWGMAFNAANKLGSKAEVLVDTGHHPQATNIEHIVAYLLDEQKLGGFHFNSRKYADDDLIVGAHDPYEVFLILQQIVQAEEDPDPAVRQNAESIAYMLDQCHNLEPKIPAMIRSIENVQTMYAKACLVNLEELRNAQEKQDVLGAERAIRSAFEADVTPLLEAFREEAGASVKPMDAYHASGYGEKILSRGKGGASW
- a CDS encoding rhamnulokinase family protein, encoding MSVLAFDLGAGSGRAVLGWIEAGRLETMDVHRFKNEPVRVNGRFHWDIYRIFHELKEGIRAAYEERQDIESIAIDSWAVDFGCVGQDGELLRHPYHYRDAHTDGVMEQVTERIGKKFIFERTGIQFLPFNTIYQLEAMVKADSPALKETRTLLMIPDLLRYFLTGEMKSEFTNATTTQLFNPRTMDWDEDLLKAIGVPREWMAEVVMPGTRVGELREDLQQELQVPAIPVYTSAEHDTGAAVAGVPAASSSFAYLSCGTWSLMGTEIEEPNTTPEAFEWNFTNEGGVERTFRLLKNIMGLWIFEECRRAWRGDDASHEALLAQMEEAPAFQSYIDPDDLQFLHPADMPAQIQEYCRESGQKVPETKGEIVRCIMESLAMKYRHVLERTEQLSGQSFSGLYMVGGGIKNTYLSQFTANALGRNVWAGPKEASALGNITVQLTAAGKIKDRHEARSYIRKAVEVNAFSPKEHTAWNTEYELFCERTGLGNGLSKAKRA